In Uranotaenia lowii strain MFRU-FL chromosome 2, ASM2978415v1, whole genome shotgun sequence, one genomic interval encodes:
- the LOC129741491 gene encoding uncharacterized protein LOC129741491 produces the protein MQLWIVLLGVLHIVVGDQFWRSPFFRSFEESLFECASYFDISNTTVGRFIQNGFPNEPGVSQLIYCALIDLQAWDTQKGIIGRQLIAVLRDFQFNEENERQIQNCLEDLRVDELKDQVLERAYRSFLCYYSVYGNPGSSNQQYLRYTEDIRKKFMREAILIQNVPIRTLLEFCKDNVVTQPEWPDVSLTYVLRVGFYRREQGYDFERLYAQNGAPELLGNEVKLCQDRILERNCEEPECLTQIFGQCVRPYITTLNIVSIAAKELLLEAGTVCGSDPEPSTTPTLLSLSELLSLMGLPTSPPISTVSETTPALPSIGETQPTKSIATDATEPVTLFPITLAPIVSDPETLFGFQPFTGPPIGLGGI, from the coding sequence ATGCAGCTGTGGATTGTTTTGCTAGGCGTGTTGCACATCGTTGTTGGGGATCAGTTTTGGAGATCGCCGTTCTTTCGATCGTTCGAAGAATCCCTCTTCGAATGTGCAAGTTACTTCGACATATCAAACACTACCGTCGGTCGTTTCATTCAAAATGGTTTCCCAAATGAACCAGGCGTCAGTCAGCTGATTTATTGTGCGCTCATCGATTTGCAGGCTTGGGATACCCAAAAAGGGATCATTGGCCGACAGCTCATTGCCGTTTTAAGAGATTTTCAGTTTAACGAAGAAAACGAACGCCAGATTCAAAACTGCCTTGAAGATTTACGGGTCGATGAGCTGAAAGATCAAGTTCTCGAACGAGCGTATCGTTCATTTTTGTGCTATTATAGTGTGTATGGCAACCCTGGGAGCAGCAACCAGCAGTATCTCCGCTACACTGAAGACATCCGGAAAAAGTTCATGCGAGAAGCCATCTTGATCCAGAATGTACCAATCCGAACGTTGTTGGAGTTCTGCAAAGATAATGTTGTGACTCAACCGGAATGGCCGGACGTTTCCCTAACGTACGTTCTCAGAGTAGGATTTTACCGTCGAGAGCAGGGTTACGATTTCGAGCGACTCTACGCTCAAAACGGAGCACCGGAATTGCTCGGTAACGAAGTGAAACTTTGTCAAGATAGAATACTAGAAAGGAATTGTGAAGAGCCCGAATGTTTGACTCAAATATTCGGACAGTGTGTCAGACCCTACATAACGACACTGAACATTGTTTCAATCGCTGCCAAGGAACTTCTCTTGGAAGCTGGTACTGTTTGTGGAAGTGATCCTGAGCCATCAACCACGCCAACTTTGCTATCTTTGTCCGAACTATTAAGTCTGATGGGTCTGCCAACTTCGCCACCGATATCAACTGTTTCTGAAACAACACCAGCTCTGCCATCTATTGGAGAAACTCAACCAACTAAATCAATCGCTACAGATGCTACAGAACCAGTAACCCTCTTCCCAATAACTTTAGCGCCGATAGTTTCTGATCCAGAAACACTTTTTGGCTTTCAACCTTTTACAGGACCGCCTATCGGTCTAGGAGGAATTTGA
- the LOC129741492 gene encoding uncharacterized protein LOC129741492: MNTVDKTECIGLELNLGGEKILVLCIYNPPDNDCSQFLSDKLEEYAIRYSCIILVGDFNTDLSRPSRKRSNLEDVFTNFSLSSVGVEPTFFHADGCSQLDLFVTSSNRNVLRFNQVSFPTLSHHDLIYGSLDIDTTITPKVEMFRDYMRLDFRALENNIFCVPWNEFYEMDDPNQLITFFNNHLQLIHDRCIPLRKRKRRKVCNPWFNDEIAKAMLERDLSYRDWRFAPTANKALARSRFQQLRNKVNSLVFIAKRQFFANFLDSRLPSSILWKRLKTVGVGKERSTQICDLDPDEVNRTFLSNYVQNETDIHERRASRVSSNNFSFRSVQWWEVVNAIRDVKSNATGLDGLPIKFIKIILPFVVGQITHLFNQIIETSVFPTTWKHAKIIPLRKKPHLSSISNLRPISILCAISKAFEKLLKQQMSSFIAENELLSAHQAGFRKGHSIKTAALHVYDELARVMDKKGTAILVLLDFSKAFDTIPHDKLCHKLSTQFNFSDSAVTLIESYLVGRSQTVFCGEQQSGRGAVPSGVPQGSVIGPLLFCCHVNDLPGVLKYCSIQLYADDVQLHIGRLGPCGREIITMVNEDLKSIEEWSQQNQLLVNPTKSKALFLNGRRRNVTPLEAITLGDQVINWTESAQNLGFVFQTDLQWDKLINQQCGFVGEMPVVGGVVGGLPELVGELPVVGGVVGGGSGVGGVVGGTVEGLPVGGLPVGGLPVGGLPVGGLPVGGLPVGGLPVGGLPVGGLPVGGLPIGGLPVVGGVVGGSTGGGGAVGGGTGVVGTVGGLPVVGEVAG; the protein is encoded by the exons ATGAACACGGTGGACAAAACTGAATGTATTGGGTTGGAGTTAAACTTGGGCGGAGAAAAAATACTTGTTTTGTGCATTTACAACCCACCGGATAATGATTGTTCTCAATTTCTCTCTGATAAGTTGGAAGAATATGCCATCCGTTACAGCTGTATTATATTAGTCGGAGATTTTAATACAGATCTCTCAAGGCCAAGTAGGAAACGCTCGAACCTGGAGGatgttttcacaaatttttcactttcttccGTCGGTGTTGAGCCTACGTTTTTCCATGCAGATGGGTGCTCTCAGTTGGATCTTTTTGTAACTAGCAGTAATAGAAATGTGCTCCGTTTCAACCAGGTGAGCTTCCCAACATTATCTCACCACGATCTTATCTATGGTTCATTGGATATTGATACGACGATCACACCTAAAGTGGAAATGTTCCGTGACTACATGCGCTTAGACTTCAGAGCTTTAGAAAATAACATCTTCTGTGTCCCTTGGAATGAGTTTTACGAAATGGATGATCCAAACcaattaataacatttttcaacaatcactTGCAGTTGATTCACGACAGATGCATTCCATTGCGCAAACGTAAACGCCGAAAGGTATGCAATCCATGGTTTAATGACGAAATCGCCAAAGCAATGTTGGAACGCGATTTGAGTTATAGAGACTGGCGTTTTGCTCCTACAGCAAACAAAGCGTTGGCTCGAAGTCGTTTCCAACAACTCAGAAACAAAGTTAATTCTTTGGTATTTATAGCAAAACGACAGTTTTTCGCAAATTTCTTGGACAGTCGTTTGCCTTCTTCGATTTTATGGAAGCGACTCAAAACCGTTGGCGTAGGCAAGGAGAGATCCACCCAAATCTGCGATTTGGATCCCGATGAAGTAAATCGAACTTTTCTGTCCAATTACGTACAAAACGAAACAGACATCCACGAAAGAAGGGCATCCCGAGTTTCATCAAACAATTTCTCCTTTCGATCTGTTCAATGGTGGGAGGTCGTCAATGCCATAAGAGATGTCAAATCCAACGCAACGGGTCTTGATGGTCTACCGattaagtttataaaaatcatacTTCCATTTGTAGTAGGACAAATCACTCATTTATTTAACCAGATCATCGAAACGTCAGTTTTTCCTACAACTTGGAAGCACGCCAAAATTATACCACTGCGGAAAAAACCACATTTGAGCTCGATAAGCAATCTTCGGCCAATAAGTATCCTATGCGCCATTTCTAAAGCATTCGAAAAACTATTAAAGCAACAGATGTCAAGTTTTATCGCGGAAAATGAACTCCTCAGCGCACACCAAGCTGGTTTCCGTAAGGGCCACAGCATCAAAACTGCCGCACTTCACGTATATGATGAGCTAGCTCGCGTGATGGACAAGAAAGGCACAGCCATTTTGGTGCTACTTGATTTTTCTAAGGCATTTGACACTATTCCACATGACAAACTCTGTCACAAGCTAAGCACGCAGTTCAATTTTTCTGATTCCGCTGTAACTCTCATTGAATCCTACTTGGTAGGAAGATCTCAAACGGTTTTCTGTGGGGAACAGCAGTCAGGACGTGGCGCGGTACCctctggagtgcctcaaggctccGTTATTGGCCCACTTCTTTTTTGCTGTCATGTGAACGACCTGCCTGGTGTTCTTAAGTATTGTTCAATCCAACTCTACGCCGACGATGTTCAACTGCATATTGGCCGTTTAGGTCCTTGTGGACGTGAGATTATCACCATGGTCAACGAAGATCTCAAAAGTATCGAGGAATGGTCCCAGCAGAACCAACTTCTTGTCAATCCAACAAAAAGTAAAGCACTTTTTCTCAACGGAAGACGACGGAACGTGACCCCACTGGAAGCCATCACTTTGGGTGATCAGGTTATAAACTGGACGGAAAGTGCACAGAATCTTGGTTTCGTGTTCCAAACCGATCTTCAGTGGGACAAGTTAATCAACCAACAATGCG GATTCGTAGGAGAAATGCCAGTTGTGGGTGGGGTGGTTGGAGGATTACCAGAGTTGGTCGGAGAATTGCCAGTCGTGGGTGGAGTTGTGGGAGGAGGCTCAGGCGTGGGTGGAGTTGTTGGAGGAACTGTCGAAGGATTGCCTGTCGGAGGATTGCCTGTCGGAGGATTGCCTGTCGGAGGATTGCCTGTCGGAGGATTGCCTGTCGGAGGATTGCCTGTCGGAGGATTGCCTGTCGGAGGATTGCCTGTCGGAGGATTGCCTGTCGGAGGATTGCCTATCGGAGGATTGCCTGTCGTGGGTGGAGTTGTTGGAGGAAGCACAGGTGGGGGTGGAGCTGTTGGAGGAGGCACAGGTGTGGTTGGAACTGTTGGAGGATTGCCGGTAGTGGGTGAAGTTGCTGGATAA
- the LOC129741493 gene encoding uncharacterized protein LOC129741493 has translation MQLSIVLLGVLHAVAGAQFWRSPFYRSFEESLSECANYFKISNSTANRYIQNGFPNEQSVKQLIHCVLLDLQAWDTEQGVIGRQLIAALSGIQFDEESERHIQCCLQNSRVDELKDQVLERAYRSFVCYHNVYGHSGSSSQQYLRYTDDIRKKFMREAILIQNVPYRTLLEFSKDNVETQPEWPSVSLTYVLRVGFYSREQGYDFEHLYTQFGAPELLGNEVRLCQDRVRAQYCEEPQRLIQTFRQCVRPYVTTLKIVSINTENSFTTSQRRRRHVSLLEFV, from the coding sequence ATGCAGCTGTCGATAGTTTTGCTAGGTGTATTGCACGCCGTAGCCGGTGCGCAGTTTTGGAGATCACCATTCTATCGGTCGTTCGAGGAATCCCTCTCGGAATGTGCgaactatttcaaaatatcgAATAGTACCGCAAATCGATACATTCAAAATGGGTTTCCGAACGAGCAAAGCGTTAAACAGCTAATTCACTGCGTCTTGCTCGATTTGCAAGCTTGGGATACGGAACAAGGGGTCATTGGCCGCCAGCTCATTGCCGCTTTAAGTGGTATTCAGTTCGACGAAGAAAGTGAACGCCACATCCAGTGCTGTCTACAAAATTCTCGGGTCGATGAGCTGAAAGATCAAGTTCTCGAACGAGCGTATCGTTCATTTGTGTGTTACCACAATGTTTACGGGCATTCTGGAAGCAGCAGCCAACAGTATCTTCGCTACACCGACGACATCCGGAAAAAGTTCATGCGTGAAGCCATCCTAATCCAAAATGTACCATATCGCACGTTGTTGGAATTCAGCAAGGATAATGTTGAGACTCAACCGGAATGGCCGAGCGTTTCTCTAACGTACGTTCTCAGAGTAGGATTCTATAGCCGTGAGCAGGGTTACGACTTCGAACATCTCTACACTCAATTCGGAGCACCGGAGTTGCTCGGTAACGAAGTGAGATTGTGTCAGGATAGAGTACGAGCCCAGTATTGCGAGGAGCCCCAACGATTGATTCAAACATTCAGACAGTGTGTCAGACCCTACGTAACGACACTGAAAATAGTTTCAATCAACACTGAAAATAGTTTCACAACAAGTCAAAGAAGAAGAAGACATGTGTCGTTACTAGAATTCGTGTGA